Genomic window (bacterium):
GTCAAACGGTAGGGTTCGGTTGAAGTATAAGAAGCGTTCCCGCTGCTGACCCGGATATAATAGATTCCCGGCTGGGGCGTTGTATAACGAATTGATTCAATACCGCCGACACCGTTATTTTTGGAACCGTCTATCACCGATTCATCTGCGCGAAGAAGGTGTAGGTCGTAATTTTTTCCGACGGGTATGGATAGATCGACGCTGATGCGCTTATTCGCCAAAGTCTCGAGCTTATAAAAATCCTCATCCGTCGGATTATCAATATATTCAGCCAACGTTGATGGAAATGAGGACAGGTTTGCGGCATCTGAAGGATCGTTGTTGTTATCGTTATTGATACTCGGTTCTTTCACCTGAGCACAGGAATACAAAAGCGCCATGAGGCTATACAGGGTAAGCGTTGATAGCGTTTTTAGCATGGGGAATTTTAGTCATTTACCATAGCTTTGTCAATTGGTTTTCTTTTACGAAAGGGCAATTTTGTCTTTTAATTTGCTAAAATATTTATTACTATGCACCGCGAAAAAGTGAAATGACCTACATGAAAAATGTTTTATTTCTCACTCTGGTTATCTTGACCGGATGTTCTAAATCTGCAACGGATGCCAAGCTGCCTATACCACCGAAATTGATTGTCTTCATCAGCATCGACCAATTTCGCTATGATTATTTGACTCGATTTGCTCCTTTCTTCGGCGCAGACGGATTTAATCATTTGATAAAAAAAGGAGCGAATTTTGTCAATTGTGAATACGAACATGCAACTACAAAGACGTCAGTCGGCCATTCTGTGATGATGAGCGGAGCGTATCCTCGCACGACCGGTATCGTAGCAAACAACTGGTATGACCGTGATCTCCGAAGATTGACATACTCCGTAGAAGATACTCTGTCGCCGGTGCTAGGCCTTATCCAAAAATCAAACCGGGACGGGCGTTCACCTCGAAAATTTAACGGAACCAATCTCGGCGATGCCCTGAAACATCACAACGGAAATAAATCCAAAGTCTTTGCTGTTTCCTGCAAAGACGATGCGTCGATTCTTATGGCAGGACGATCGGCCAACGCAGCCTATTGGATGAACGATGCCGAGGGAGGTTTTTTTACGAGTTCGTATTATATGAAAGCCTTTCCTGAATGGGTTGAGACATTTAATCGGGAACATAGTTTTGATAAATGGTTCGGAGCGAAGTGGGACTTGCTTCTCGGCGAAAAAGACTATCCAATGATCGATATTTCAGCCTTGCGTTATTATGATTATCCAAAGAGCTGGAGCGGGACGTTGCCTTATCAAATCGGAATTAGTTTGGAAAAACCGGATGCCGATTATTACAACCTGCTTATTGAATCTCCCTTTTCCTCTGAAGCGTTATTGGATTTTACAGAGAGATTGACAGTTGAAGAAGAATTAGGCGCTGATGAATTTCCGGATATTCTATGTATCAGCTTTTCCGCAAACGATGAGATAGGACACTGTTTCGGCCCAAATAGCCGCGAGGTGATGGATGTTACGATTCGGACGGACCGTTATTTGGAACGGCTATTCAAATTTATGGACAAGGCAGTCGGCGATGAACATATCTTGTACGTTCTCACGTCCGACCACGGAGTCGCTGTGATGCCGGAAGAACTGAAAAGGCTGGAAATTGAATCCGGCCGAGTCAAACCGCCGGTTATTGAAAAGTTGGTTCAAGAAGCCATGACGAAGAAGTTCGGTAAATTAGACGTGGAAAGTTCCTATGTCGGACGGATGGCGAACCTTGATTTCTATTTTAACCGGAGCGCGTTAGACGAAAAAAAGATTGATAAAAAGGCCGCAGAAGATTATATTAGCCAGGTTTTGACTAAATCAATGCCTCAAATATTTCGCGTGTATACGGCAGAACATCTAATGCACGGTAATATTAGTCAGGACACGGTTTTGAGGCTCGTTCAAAATAATTATCACACTGAGAACAGTGGAGATTTAGTCATCATTCTGAAACCGAATTTTGTATGGGACAGAAATGAAGTTGGCACTGAACACGGTTCACCTTACTCGTATGACCGGCACGTTCCTCTTATCCTATACGGTACTAACTGGATAAAACCGGGAAATTTCGGAACCCCCTGTTCTCCTGCCGACATTGCACCCACTTTGTCGACTATATTCGGAATCGATGCGCCGGTCGGTTTTGAAGGAAAAATATTAAAAGAAGTTATACGATTTTCAAAATAGCAACATTACCACAACCTAAGAAGGAGTTCACACAATGTCCAGAATGATTACCAACATTAAATATGTCTGTATCTATGCATCGGATTTCGACCGCTCACTCGCTTTCTACAAAGACGGCTTAGGTTTGGATGTAACGTATCATGAAGACGGTTTTGCGCAATTTAATACCGAAGGCACGATTCTCACGCTGGAAAAAGGAGGCGAAAAATCTGCGGAACCGAAAGATTACAAGAAGAACGGTGTATTGATTCAGTTTGAAGTGGACGATATGGAAAGAACCGTGGGTACTTTGAAATCCAAGAATGTCAAATTCACGCAAGGTATTACGGAGCTGGAATTCGGCAAGATCGCTGTCGTGGTCGATCCGGACGGAAATCAATTGCAGTTGCTTGAACAGTAATTTGCAGTTGCTTGTTCGTGGGTCGTGTGACAAACGAAAAATAATTTTTTTACAAAGGAAATAATGGCGACTTTAACATATTTGGAAGCGATTTCGATGGGGATGCGCGAGGAAATGCGTCGCGATCCCAATGTCTTTCTGATCGGGGAGGATATCGGAGTATACGGCGGAGCTTTCAAAGTGACGAAAGGGTTCATCGAGGAATTCGGCGCAGAGCGCGTCATGGATACGCCTATTTCCGAAGCGGGTATTATCGGCGTTTGTGTCGGATCGGCTTTGATGGGTTTGCGTCCCGTTGCAGAAATGCAGTTTGCAGATTTTATATCCTGCGGTTTTAATCAGTTGGTTAATCAGGCCGCAAAAATTCATTATCGATGGCGTGAGGCCGTTCCCATGGTCGTACGTTGCCCGTCGGGCGGCGGCGTTCACGGCGGGCCGTTTCATTCACAAAATCCGGAAGCGTGGTTTTTTCATGTTCCGGGTTTAAAGATTGTATCTCCTTCGACTCCGTACGACGCTAAAGGTTTGATCAAATCAGCCATTCGAGATAATAACCCCGTTTTATTTTTTGAGCACAAGTTTCTTTACCGCCGTATCAAGGGTGAAGTTCCGGAAGACGATTATATTGTGCCGATAGGGAAAGGCGATATTAAGCGCGAAGGTAAAGACTTGACCGTCGTTGCATACAGTTCGGCTGTGCATTGGGCATTGGAAGCGGCAGAGCAAATCGAAAAAGAAGACGGAGTACGCGTCGAAGTTTTGGATATGCGCAGTATACTGCCGTACGACAAAGAACTCATATTACAGTCCGTGAAGAAAACTAACCGTGTGATAGTTGCGCATGAAGCGACACTGACCGGCGGGGTTGGCGGTGATATCTCTGCCTTCATCACGGAAAATGCATTTGAACATCTCGATGCGCCTATTCGCCGCCTTGCGGCTATTGATACGCCGGTTCCGTACAGTCCGCCGTTGGAAGCTCATTTTTTGCCCAACAAAGACAAAATGCTCAAGGTTATGCGGGAATTAGCAGCATATTAAATTGAGATATGTTCTATAAGATTTATTAAACAGGAAAGAAAGATTGATCGCTCGAGTTTTTAGTTTATTATTTGTTGTATGCGGTTTGCATGGCATTGCTTTCGAAGGCAACGGACGGCCGATAGAGGTTATATCCGGCGTTAACGAACGAAATTATATTGAGGACGCGTATAGGGATGCGTCGATTAATTATCCGGGTGTCATAGATAAGGCGCCCACACAATGCGAGTTTATCCTGTACAAAGGGTTCTCAGCAGACCTGGATGGTGACGGTAATATAGAACTGATCGTATCGGGCAGTCTGAATGAAAAGTTGACGTATGTGATGGTGTATTACTTGGATGAAGGTAAATGGACATGCAATATAGTCAACAGTTGCGCCGGGGGAAGCGTTTTTGATATAAAGATCGTTGATGTTGATAACGATGGATTTGCCGAGATCTATTCAGTGCTTCTTGATGAAGAACTTCGCCGTTTCTGCCGCATTGAAAAATTAATTGACCATAAATTTACTTCACTTTTTAGTTTGGACACCAGGGGCGGCCTGTCGTTTTCATGCAACATATCCTTGACGCGCGCAGACGAGAAGCAGCGGTACCGCGTTCGAATTGACGAGGTTGAATATCCGGAAAACGACGGAGGCGACGTCCGTCAAAGAACCTACTTTTACAAGTTCGAGAAGGATATTTTTGTACTGGAAAATGTCTATTCCGGAAGACAATAGGATTGATTCAAAAAGGAGATCGATATGCTTACATTATGGCTTTTAAAACTTTATTGGGTCTGGATCATTCTTGGTCTGGTCATACTTATTCCGAATATTCCGCCTTTCGGATTTGGTATTTTTGGCATGATCATAGGCGGTGTTTTTACACTTTGGGGACTGGTGGCTAGAAAAGCGATGTCGAGCGAAAGTTTCCGCAACCGGATCGATCGTAATTTATAATGAAACTCCGGTTGGCTAATTATTCAAAACAAAAGTAAAGATTGAGGTACGGAACATGGCACAGAAATTTCAAAATTTTATCAACGGCGAATGGAAAGATGCAAAGTCCGGCCAGACATTCGAGAACCGAAATCCGGCCAATTGGGATGAGGTGATCGGTACCTTTCCGAAATCGGCTGAAGAAGATGTAAACGAGGCCGTCGGAGCAGCCAAAGCGGCATGGGAAGAATGGCGCCTGACGCCCGCTCCGAAACGAGGCGATATTTTGAAAAAAGTCGGCGATCTTATGGTAGAACGCAAAGAAGAACTCGCGCGCGAAATGACGCGTGAAATGGGAAAAGTTCTGACCGAAACGCGCGGCGACGTTCAGGAGGGTATCGACACAGCCTATTATGCTGCGAGTGAAGGGCGCAGATTATTCAGTTATACCGCGCCGTCGGAACTGCCCAATAAATTTGCTATGGCCATTCGGACGCCGATCGGAGTTGCCGGCATAGTCACGCCGTGGAATTTTCCGATGGCGATTCCGACCTGGAAAATTTTCCCTGCATTGGTGTGCGGTAATTGCGTCGTATTTAAACCGGCCTCCGACACGCCCAAAACGGCAACGAGTTTAGTTCAGATACTTCACGATGCCGGAGTTCCCAAAGGCGTGATCAATATAGTTCACGGCGGCGGCGGAGCGGTAGGCATGAAAATCGTTGAACATCCGGACGTTGCATTAATTAGTTTTACCGGTTCGTCCGGCGTGGGAAAAACGATAGCGCAATCCTGCGGAAAAACTCTGAAGCGGGTATCACTGGAATTAGGCGGCAAAAACGCACAGGTAGTTATGGACGACGCCAATCTTGAGCTGGCGCTTGACGGGGTGTTATGGGGCGCATTCGGAACGACGGGACAACGGTGTACCGCCACGAGCCGGTTGATCCTGCATGAAAAAATTCATGACAAGTTTGTTGATATGTTGGTCAAGCGCACCGAGAAACTTCGGCTCGGCGATGGTCTCGAAAAAGGCGTGGAAGTCGGACCGTGCGTGAACGAAGACCAATTGAATACCGATCACGAATATGTTGAAATAGGAAAAGCAGAAGGCGCAAAACTGATGTGCGGCGGTGAGCGTGCAACGGAAGGCGATCTGAAAAAAGGGTGGTTTTACAAACCGACGATTTTCACCAATGTCAAGCCGGGCATGCGAATCGAACAGGAAGAGATTTTCGGGCCTGTCCTTTCCGTGATTAAAGTTAAAAACCTCGATGAAGCAATTGAAGTATTGAACGACACGGTGTACGGGCTTTCATCCTCAGTATACACGCGTAATGTAAACGATTCGTTCAGA
Coding sequences:
- a CDS encoding VCBS repeat-containing protein is translated as MIARVFSLLFVVCGLHGIAFEGNGRPIEVISGVNERNYIEDAYRDASINYPGVIDKAPTQCEFILYKGFSADLDGDGNIELIVSGSLNEKLTYVMVYYLDEGKWTCNIVNSCAGGSVFDIKIVDVDNDGFAEIYSVLLDEELRRFCRIEKLIDHKFTSLFSLDTRGGLSFSCNISLTRADEKQRYRVRIDEVEYPENDGGDVRQRTYFYKFEKDIFVLENVYSGRQ
- a CDS encoding alpha-ketoacid dehydrogenase subunit beta; the protein is MATLTYLEAISMGMREEMRRDPNVFLIGEDIGVYGGAFKVTKGFIEEFGAERVMDTPISEAGIIGVCVGSALMGLRPVAEMQFADFISCGFNQLVNQAAKIHYRWREAVPMVVRCPSGGGVHGGPFHSQNPEAWFFHVPGLKIVSPSTPYDAKGLIKSAIRDNNPVLFFEHKFLYRRIKGEVPEDDYIVPIGKGDIKREGKDLTVVAYSSAVHWALEAAEQIEKEDGVRVEVLDMRSILPYDKELILQSVKKTNRVIVAHEATLTGGVGGDISAFITENAFEHLDAPIRRLAAIDTPVPYSPPLEAHFLPNKDKMLKVMRELAAY
- a CDS encoding alkaline phosphatase family protein is translated as MTYMKNVLFLTLVILTGCSKSATDAKLPIPPKLIVFISIDQFRYDYLTRFAPFFGADGFNHLIKKGANFVNCEYEHATTKTSVGHSVMMSGAYPRTTGIVANNWYDRDLRRLTYSVEDTLSPVLGLIQKSNRDGRSPRKFNGTNLGDALKHHNGNKSKVFAVSCKDDASILMAGRSANAAYWMNDAEGGFFTSSYYMKAFPEWVETFNREHSFDKWFGAKWDLLLGEKDYPMIDISALRYYDYPKSWSGTLPYQIGISLEKPDADYYNLLIESPFSSEALLDFTERLTVEEELGADEFPDILCISFSANDEIGHCFGPNSREVMDVTIRTDRYLERLFKFMDKAVGDEHILYVLTSDHGVAVMPEELKRLEIESGRVKPPVIEKLVQEAMTKKFGKLDVESSYVGRMANLDFYFNRSALDEKKIDKKAAEDYISQVLTKSMPQIFRVYTAEHLMHGNISQDTVLRLVQNNYHTENSGDLVIILKPNFVWDRNEVGTEHGSPYSYDRHVPLILYGTNWIKPGNFGTPCSPADIAPTLSTIFGIDAPVGFEGKILKEVIRFSK
- a CDS encoding aldehyde dehydrogenase family protein, which codes for MAQKFQNFINGEWKDAKSGQTFENRNPANWDEVIGTFPKSAEEDVNEAVGAAKAAWEEWRLTPAPKRGDILKKVGDLMVERKEELAREMTREMGKVLTETRGDVQEGIDTAYYAASEGRRLFSYTAPSELPNKFAMAIRTPIGVAGIVTPWNFPMAIPTWKIFPALVCGNCVVFKPASDTPKTATSLVQILHDAGVPKGVINIVHGGGGAVGMKIVEHPDVALISFTGSSGVGKTIAQSCGKTLKRVSLELGGKNAQVVMDDANLELALDGVLWGAFGTTGQRCTATSRLILHEKIHDKFVDMLVKRTEKLRLGDGLEKGVEVGPCVNEDQLNTDHEYVEIGKAEGAKLMCGGERATEGDLKKGWFYKPTIFTNVKPGMRIEQEEIFGPVLSVIKVKNLDEAIEVLNDTVYGLSSSVYTRNVNDSFRAIRDIKAGITYINAPTIGAEAHLPFGGVKETGNGHREGGWAVYDFFSELKTVYVDYSDKLQRAQIDNY